The nucleotide window GAGCCCCACGGCCCCGCAGGAAAGGATCAGGGCCCCCGGCGCATCCCCGCCGGGGGCCCTTGCGGTCCGGGGGGCCGGGTTCGGCAGCCTTGCGGGAAATTTTTCTGCGGGGCGGGAATGAAGCGTGTCCCCGGGCGTTCTCGATGCATGGTCGTCAGGACGGCGACCCGATCCCCGGGAGCCCCGTGGCGGCCCCGCGCAACAGGAGAACGATCACATGGCGATCAAGATTGGCAACGGCTCGGCCAACCTCATCAACGGCACCCCCTTTGCGGACACCCTGCGCGGGCTGGACGGCGAGGACACGATCTACGGCTTCGGCGGCAACGATCTGGTGCAGGGCGGCGATGATGACGATCTGCTGTATGGCGGTGACGGCAACGACACGGTCGAGGGCGGCAAGGGCGAAGACCGCGTCTATGGCGGTGCGGGCGACGACGTGCTGCGCGATGAAAGCGGCAACGACGCCTTCTACGGCGGTGCGGGCAACGACGTGATCCATGCGGGCGAAGGCAATGACACGGTCGATGGCGGCACCGGGAAGGACCTGATCTACGGCGGGTCGGGCAATGACCGCATCACCGCCGGCGCAGGCGCCGATACCGTCTACGGCGGCGAGGGCGACGACCTGATGGTCGGCGGCGGCGGCAATGACCAGCTGTTCGGCGGCGAGGGCAACGACACGCTGGATGGCGGTGCCGGGCGCGATGTCATGGTGGGCGGCGAGGGCGACGACCATTTCGACGGCGGTGCGGGCAATGACGTGATGACCGGCGGCGATGGCGGCGACACCTTCGTGTTCTCGGCCGGCAGCGACCGGATCACCGATTTCGAGAATGGCGACGACAAGATCGACCTCGCGCGCTTTGCCGATATCGACACGATGGCCGAAGTGCTGGCGCGCGCCAGCCAGCAGGGCAGCGACGTGGTGCTGACCTTCGGCAGCGACGTGCTGCGGATCGAGGATTTCAGCCTGTCGCAACTGGACGACGACGACTTCATCTTCTGATCGGCCTTCCCGAAACGACCCTGTGCCGCCCGGGCTGTCCTGCCCCGGGCGGCGTGCCGGAACCCGGCATTGAAACCGGGTGGCCCCGCAACAGATCCCGTGACGGATCACGGCCGCACGCCACGCCGGCCGTCCTCAGGAGATTGCCATGTCCTCGACCTTCCGGCGCGATCTTGTCGCCCTCGTCCCCAGGCTGCGGCGCTTTGCCTTCAGCCTTGCGGGCAACCGGCAGGATGCCGACGATCTGGTGCAGGCCGCCTGCGAGAAGGCGCTGCGCAATGCGGCGCAGTTTCGGACGGGCACCCGGATGGACAGCTGGATGTACCGCATCATCCAGACGCTGTGGATCGACGACCGCCGCCGCGCAGCGGTGCGCGGCACCAGAGTGGACCCCGACGACGCGCATCTGAGCGACGAGGGCCGCGCCGCCAGCCTGCCGGAGGCCCGCCTGATGCTGGCTCAGGCCCGCACCGCCATGGCGGCGCTGCCCGAAGGCCAGCGCGCGGTCCTGTCGCTGGTGGCGATCGAGGGGCTGAGCTACAAGGAGACCGCCGAGGTGCTGGACATTCCGGTCGGCACGGTGATGAGCCGCCTGTCGCGGGCCCGCGAGGCGCTGCTGCCCGGGCTGGGGCTTTCGGCGGGGCGGCGGCAATGACCCGGGGGGCTGCGATGGAGCGTGAACGTCTGGCCGCCTTCGTGGACGGCGAACTGTCGCCGGAAGAGGCGGCGGCGGTGGTGATGCATCTGGCCGACCACCCCGAGGACCAGGCGCATGTCGATGACCTGATGGCCGCGACCGAGGTGCTGGCCCTGGCCTTTGCCGCGCCGCTGCACGAACCGGTTCCCGAGGCGATCCGCCGCGCGGTCCTGGGGCCGCCTGCGGACACCGATGCCGCAGCAGCCCGGGTCGTGCCTTTCCGGCAAGGCGGGCCTTTCCGGCAAGGCGGGCCTTTCCGGCGCGGGCCCTTGCGCGGCCGGGCGGTTCTGGCCTGGGTCGCGGCTGCGGGCCTTGCGGCGGCGGTGGCGGTGGTGGCGGTGCTGCCGTCGCGCGGCCCCGGCACGCTGCTGGCGGTGGGGCCGGCCGACAGCGCCCTGGCGGCGGCGCTGTCGGGGCTTGCCTCTGGTCGGCCGCAGCCGGTGGGAAGGGCGTCGGAGCTGATGATCCTGGCCACGCTGCCCGTGCCGGGCGGCTTCTGCCGCGAGGTCGAGGTGATCGACCGGGGCGCGGGCCGCCTTGATCTGGCGCTGGCCTGCCGCCGCGACGGCGCGGGCTGGACGGTGGAGGCCGTGCTGAGCGAGCCGCTGGGCGCCACCGGCACCGCCGACGGTTTCGTGCCCGCGGGCGGGGCCGAGGTGCAGGGGCTGCAACCGCTGCTCGACCGGCTCGGCGCCGGGCCCAGCCTGCCGCCCGCCGCCGAAGCCGAGGCCATGGCCCGCGGCTGGACCCCCTGAGGCGCCGCACCGCAGTCTCGACGCGGTGCCGCTGCCCGCTGCCCGACATCCTGCAAGCGCAACCGGCACGGCAGCCGCGCATCGCGACCGCAGCCCGATCCGGCCCCCCGCCGGGTGCCCCCGCCCGCCACCGGCAGAGACGGTCTCCGGATCGCGAAGGCGGCCTGCCCGGCATGACCGTAATCACCCGGTTGTGGCCACCTTCTGAGACTGCGGATTTTCGTTTAGCCACCCGTCATTGTTGACGTCAGTAACGACGTCGTCTGTTGCCCGACGCGGCACCCGCCGCTTCCAGTCACGCTTGCGCGCGACCATCTCCGCATTTCGAGACGCGGCCCGACCAATCCATTTCGCCAGACTGGTGACGCCTTGGCGTCAGACCGAGGAATGCTCCCACATCCAAGGTCTTACTGAACCTGTGCGGCTCATCGACAAGTGCCACAAAGTTGAGAGAGACGACCGGGCCGACGCTGTCAACGGCGTTCACACTTGTACAGATAGGTCGTCACTCGGACCAATGAGTGCGACTACCTCATCCGATGACAGCAAAATCTCACCGTCGATACCGATGGTCAGGCCAGCGTCGGGAATCATCGACGCCATCGCGCATGTCTCGATGAGGCGGAGTGCGGCCGGTTGGGTATTTGTGTCGAGCCAAAACAGGGAAACTGGCTCAATGGCACCGCTTTTGCAGTGCAGTACCCGCAGCAGATCGCCCGCGATTTTGCTCACGCCGGTCCCGGCAGCCCACACTTCGTAGAGCTGGCGCACGTCCGCTGCGTATGTTTTCCCCAACGCGTCCCTACGCGCGTCCCGGGCTGTCTCCTCCCGTTCGACAGTTTCCATTATGCTGTTGTTCTGGTTGTTCATTTCGGGCTCCTTCTTTTAGAATACGTATGTCTTCTGGCGTGATATGCAAACAGATCTTGGCCATGACAGTTGCCTGCTGCCGCCAGCGTTGTGGAACGGCCAGCGTCCCGGGTCTCCCATCCGCCTCGCGCCCTTTCATGTGTGTTAAAAGAATTCTGGCGCCTCGGATTCATCGAGGGGCGGCTCAAGGTCATGAACTTCCGGGATCAGGCCTGGGCCTGTTTCCCGGGCATCTGGCGGGGTCGCCTTGATCGGCTCTGCGCGCATCTCGCGCCCAGCATTCAGCACGTCGAGCCAGTCCTTGCAGACCGACGTCGAGCCGCTGATCTGCGCAGGCGGGGCATGGCGCACCACGGTGGGCAGAAGGGCCCGGAGCTTTTCATGCATCGCCGCGCCGGCATCATCGTTGTCAAAGCCGGAGAACACCTTCCTGCTGTCAGCCAGACGGCGCAGGGCGGCCTCGGTCATGGGGCCGAAGCCACCGCCGGTCGAGACGTAGATCGTGTCTAGCCGCGCCTCCAACTCGGCCAGGGCCAACGCATCGAGGCCGCCCTCCACCACGACCATGCGGGTGGCGGTCACTGGATCGCCCAGCACGTTCACCGTCTTGCGGCCGCCCTTGGCAAAGCGCGCCGCGTTCTTGCGGCCGTCCTTCTCCCACCGCTGTTCGAAACCCGTGATGTCCCCGGTGTCGAGGTTGCGGTGGGCGAAGTAGACCCCGCCGAACACGCCCGATCTGACCTCATCCGGAAAGCGTTCCAAGGTGCTGCGCGAGATGCCGCGCTCTTCGGCATAGCTGCGTGCCGTACTGGTGAAATGGGGCGCCTCCTGCCACCTCCGCCGGGCGTCGGTATGATCGTCCCGTTCCGGGATCCTGGGGGCTGGTGCGGCAGGTGTCGGGAGCGGACCAGTGCCGAGGATCGCGCGGAAGGCAGTGCGGGCGTGACCGACTGTCTTGCCGGGGTTGTCCTGGAGCCAGAGATCGATCACCGAACCCGACTGGCCGGACTTGTTCGAGGTCCAGAGCCATTTGCCGTCGATCCGGGAGCATTTCAGCGTGTCGTTGCCGCGGGTGTAGATCCGGTATCGCGTGCCGTGAGGGTCGGAGCTGTCCCGATGCGTGCGAGAGACATCGGACCAGCCGCCCAGACCTGCGATCACGCCGATGTCGGTCCGCTTCATGTCCTCCAGTTCGCTCCAGTCGTTGGCGCGTACCTGCTGCTGGAGCCGGTGCGTGCCGTCCCGGTCGTGCCTTGATGCATCCGGGGCAGGCTGAGGGCTTGCGACCGGCGGGCGGCCGGGTTTGCGCGGCGGTGTATCCTCAGCCGGTTTTGGTTGCGTACCGCCGAGGATCGCCTCAGTCGCTTTCCTCGCCTCCTCGGTGATATTGGCCTCGATCGCTCTCTCGCGGTCCGCCGAGGTGTCCAGATGATCCTTGAGTGCGGCGTCCGCTTCGCGGGCGAGGCGGCTTGCCTTTTTCCGTTCCCTCTCGAGGATCTCGTCAGCAAGGGTCTGGATTTCCGGGGAAACGCCGGTGACCGGGAGGCCGCATCTTGCGGCTTCGACGGCGATCCCGCGGATGTATTCCGGCGGCCCGGAAGGGACGATGGCGCTCCAGCCCTTCGCCTTTGCCATGGCGACAGTGGCCTTGATGGTGGCCTGCGTAACAGCCGAAGTTGAGATCCTGTTGCCATGATCGACGACCGTGCTGTTGTCCTGGAAGGTGATCTGCGGCGGCTTGCCGCTCAGATCCACGTAGCGGATCTGCTGAGCAACCTGGTCGTCGAGGTGCAGGCCCGTATACATTCTGCGCAGCAGCGTCAGCTTGAAGGCTGCGGACCTTGCCGTTTTCTCATCTTCCTTCGATGTCGTCCCGGTTACCCCTGCAGTCTCGACATGGACGGGTCCGGAATCGCTTTCGGGCTCGCTTGCCGGATCCCTGTAGGGTCCGAATTTCCTCTGCAGGGTGTTGATCGAAAATGCCTGGCCAAAGGCGGAGGCCTTTGCGAACTCTGCCGATCCGGCGAGATGGACCCGGGCCCCGGAGCCATGCTTGCGATACCGCAGGCCGAGGGTGGCCAGTGTCCGGTGGAGGCTGTTCCAGTCCTGCGCCTTGGCGACGGCTTGCGCGAAACGGTCTTTCAGGGCGGGGGGAATGTCCTGGCTGAAGGCCGCGAAACCGTGGTGCTTCTGGAAGGCGATATCGCCAGCCGACGGTTCGCGCGCGCCCTTCGCGCGGTCCTGCTTCTTCTTCTCCCAGACGTCATCGTTGCGCCGGAGGCTGACCGTCAGCTCGCCGTTCTCGTCTGTCACGTCAAAATCGAAGCGGCCGCGGTCATGTGACCACCCTTGTTTCATTTCGATCTCGCGACAGGCCAGTTCCGCCTTTTGCTGATCGTTCGATTTGGACCAGGTCTTGCCGGTTGTCGGGTGAACGGTGTTCACAACGGCATGGATGTGCCGACGGGGGGTGTCATTGTGGATCCCGATGACGACCTGATGGTCTTCGAGGCCGAGCGTCCGGACCAGGTGGTCCATCGCTTCGACCATCTGATCTTCGGTCGGCCGTTCGAGCGGGTGCCACGACAGGACGAGGTGATAATAGGGCTTCTGGACCCGACTGCTGAGTTCCGATGTCAGAAGCATTTCTTTGGCCGCGTTCTGCCAGTCGCCGCTGCACAGGTTTCGAAGCTCGACCCGGGTGGCCTTGCCGCAGACATAGTGGACCCCGGGCGCAAAGGCATCACGGCCGCCCCCGGAGCCTTTCTCGCCTGGCTTTTTGATGATTTCGCCAATCATTGGAGGGTCTCGCGGATTTCCTGGCCAAGGGCCTCGATCAGGAGGCGCGTTTCTTCGAGGGCACGAACCGCGTGGGCATCCAGGTTCCTTATGCGGCCCTGGTTCACGGCCTTGGCGATCTGATTGATATTGCTGCCCAACTTTCCGAGTTCGCCAAGCACCCTGATCGTGTCCTTCCGGGTGACCGCGTGGAAATGGAAATCGCCAGCAATGAGTGCGCTCAGGTAGTCCTGACCCTTGGAAAACCCGGCTTCAGCGGCGCGGATCTTGAAATTGCGGAGTTCTTCGTCCGTCACCCGTTTTCCGATCCGGTTCGTTGCGCGCCGCCTGTCCGATCGCGGTTTGCCGTCTCCTGCCTGCGCCATTGTGCTGGTCCCTACACTTCGCATGGTGTGATGCGCTCGGTTGTCTCGCGGTCCGCACCCTGTTTTCCGGACCAGCGAAAGAGACCTTCTTCCATACAAAATTCTTTATGAAATCAGCGTCTTCAGCTCCCATTTTACGAGGTTCCCGTGAAAATCCCGAACCCTTTGTCGCCGCCTTTTTTTCTGTTTTCTTCGGTTCCTCCCCTCCTACCGCCCCGGAGGCTGATCCGCCGATGCCGCAGGCAGAGAAGTGATCAGCCAGACTGAAAGACCTTTCAGTCTATGTGACACCCTGTTCTGCCATCGGTTGTTCTGAAGGTCTGGGTTGACGTGCAGGTGTCGACCAGGCGGGTCGTGACCAGGTATCCCCCCACGCCTCCCGCTCCGAGGCAAACCAGGGCAACGATGCCCCCGATGCTGGCGGCGGTCATGAACTGCTGCTTGCTGATGCGGTCAGCCGTAGCCTGAGAGCGCTGCACCACGGTCTGCGCGAGCCGGTCCGCCGCCTTTTCGACCGCGCGCGCAATGGCCTGATCAGCCTTGGCGGCGACGGCCTTCTCCACCCCGGCAACGGCCGCCGTCACCTGGCCTGGCAGGGATTCAACGGCCCTGACAATTTCGCGACGGGCCGCGGCATTGGCCAGAGCATAGTGGTCAAAGGTCATGATCACCGGCCAGATCTCATCGCGATCGCTCAGGCCGAGTCCCGCCTTGACGCAGCGCAGCCTTGCTCTGTCGGTATCACTCGGTGCCCGACGGTAGATCAGCTCGAACAGGGGCTGCGGGAAATCGTCAGCCATTGTGAAGAAGGCCCGCCTTTTCCAGTTCGCCCGTCCATGCACGGAGCGCTGATCTGGCGCGCATCTTCATCAGCAGGGAGGCATCCTTGACGTTGTCGATCTCGCCGATGTGCATTTTGGCAGTGACCAAGGCCTCAACGACATTGCGATCGAGGGCGGGCATGTCGAGGATGATTGCCTGGCGCAGATCGGCTTTTTCCGCCCAGCTGTCGAGGCGGTCAAACGGCGCGTCGACGCGGTGATTTCGCACGATGATCCAGTCGGTAACCTCGGTCGGCAGGCGCGTGAGTTCATCGTTCAGGGCGACGATTCCATCGCGGCCCTGATCGATGACGAACAGGATTGTCAGGCGTCCGTCGACCGCCTTCATCAGGCTCTCGATGTCCACCGTCCCCGCCGCGGATCCTGCGCCAGTGAACCCGGCGGTGGTGTCGGATCCACCGGCTGGGAGATCGATGAGCACGTCACCGGGGGCCGCGAGGAAAGCCTCGATCAGCGCGTCGATGCCCTCGGGCTTCCGGGCATTGATTCTCAGGACGGGCGCCGGCTTGTTGTCGAAATGTCTGAACAGTCCAGGATTTTTGGCGTCGCCGTCAATCAGTGTCACAGGGTGTTTTGCGCCAAGAAATGACGCCGCGGTGAGCTGCGCAATGTGGCTTTTCCCGGTACCTCCCTTATCACCATGAACCAGTATCATTCGCTTCATCTGCGTGTCCTCTTAGATGTTGTCAGGGTCTGCACGAAAGTCGCTGTATGTTTCCCGGGGGGGTGCCCTTTTCGATGCAGCTTGAACATCCATATGATCCACTTTCCGAGATCCGGAAGTAGTTTCCCCACAATTTTTTCTTCTGCCGCTGTTTTTTATTTTTGAAAGTCCGGAAACGTCCCGGGATTCGCGCCAGTAGCGCTTGAAAGTCGTCAACGTGAGCCGCGTCTCCTCCGGTAGCCGCGCGCGGATGATTTCATAGACACCGTCCAGCCGGGCGCCATCCTTCAGCAGGGAGTGAATGTCCTCAGCAAGTGCATGTATGATTCCTCTGGTGGTAATCGGCCGATCCGCTGGTCGTGCCTTTGCAAGATCCTTTCTGATCTCTTCCACAATATTCTTCGGGTTTGCCATGGCGCTCAGGTTCCTTCCACGTTCGAGTGATGCCTGATTGCTGTATGGTCCTAAAAAGGAGGTTTTCAACGACTTGTCCCCATGTTTCTATTGTGCTGTTGAAGTGTCCCCTTGTGTTGCCCATAGTGGCAATAAGGTAGCTATTGAAATCGCTATTGGGTTATCCCAATATCTTAGCAGGGTATGCAGACGGGTGACCGTCTGCCCAAGCCCCGCGGGGCTTGGCCTGCCCCTCCTCATGATCAAGCCCCGCGGGCCAGATCATGAGGAGGGGACAGAGGAACATTCGGCGCGGCTGACGCCTCTTCTCATGTTCCTTTTCCGGGGCGGTAGGGGGGGGACTGTGCAAGACCAGAGGCCGGGAGCATAGCGTGACTGGGCGCCTTCCGGGCTGGTCCGGCAGGGGCTTCCGATCTGATCCCGTCACCGGTTCCGGGGCATCCGGTCACCTGTCGCCGCCGAGGATCTGACGCTGCTGCGATCCCCTGGCGGACTATGCGAGCTTCCTGTGAGACGCGGGCGGGCCGATAAAAGGACTGATGATGGGAAGTTGGGCGCACCTCAGGAACCGCATGGCATCTCTTCGCCGACCCGTCTGACGCATGCGCCAGGCCGTGCCGGGAAGAGATGACGCGTGAACCTGCGCTGTTAAGCGGCGCAGACCATGGAAAGCGAATTCACCTCGAGATCGCCGTCCGTATCGGGATCCGCGCTCGTGTCGCCAAGACTTGTGCCATAGATCAGGTCCGACAGGCTGATAAGCAGAGCGACGGCATTGCGGATAGCAACCTGCGTGTGTTCCCCGTCAGTGTTCGCTACCCAGAAGCGGTGGCTGCCGATCAGACAATGCAGAAATGCCTCGCGATCGGTGTCCGCTTCGATTCCAAGACCGAAGCTGATCAAGTGCGCCGAAAACACCAGGGCCTGATCCGCCGGATGCTGAATCGGGGCCGCTGCAGCGGCAAGGGCTGTAGACATCGCCGAGGAGATGGCAGCGTCGGATGCTGCCACGAGGCCCAGAAACTCGGCGTCGGACGGGGCCGAACCGGCGAGGTCCTCCTCTGCCAGAATGGCGGCGGAGAGCGCTGCCGACATCGTGGCGTAGGCCAGGCTTGCGGGCGATTTTGGCGGGGCGCCGCGCATTGCAGCAAGATGGATGCAAGCGCACGTGGCTTTGACACCGACGTCGTGCATGTTAGTTAAGCAGTTAGCCATTGGAGGATCTCCTTGAAAGATCTGAAGTTGGTCAGGGCGGAGATGAGAGTTCCAAGCTCTTGCTTCCGCCCGACTTTTATGACATTAAAAATTGTATCAGTCAATAAAAAAGAATCACCGTGATGCGCCCTGTAGGCCGACCGAAAGCGGACACCGAGTCCCTTACTCTGAGACTGCCACGCGATCTGATAGCCCAGATCGACGAGCTCCGGCGCATCGAGGCCGACCTGCCAAATCGCCAGGAAATGATCCGCCGAATCTTGATCGGGTATGTCGAAACGCGCCGTGCGGACGTGCCGGAATAGCTCCAACAGCTGACCACCTTTGGGGAGCGGGCGCTCCGGCTCGCGCCATGGATTGCGCAGCTTGACTTGGGGGTAGCGAAACGCCACCTTTGGTGTCAGGAGGTGTCTCATGGCCCAATCCGTGAAATTTGCTGACGACAGACTCGTCGATGACGCGCGCGCCATGGCCGAGATCCAGAGCCGGTCCCTTGCCGGCCAGATCACGCACTGGGCGCGG belongs to Paracoccaceae bacterium Fryx2 and includes:
- a CDS encoding calcium-binding protein, producing MAIKIGNGSANLINGTPFADTLRGLDGEDTIYGFGGNDLVQGGDDDDLLYGGDGNDTVEGGKGEDRVYGGAGDDVLRDESGNDAFYGGAGNDVIHAGEGNDTVDGGTGKDLIYGGSGNDRITAGAGADTVYGGEGDDLMVGGGGNDQLFGGEGNDTLDGGAGRDVMVGGEGDDHFDGGAGNDVMTGGDGGDTFVFSAGSDRITDFENGDDKIDLARFADIDTMAEVLARASQQGSDVVLTFGSDVLRIEDFSLSQLDDDDFIF
- a CDS encoding RNA polymerase sigma factor, translated to MSSTFRRDLVALVPRLRRFAFSLAGNRQDADDLVQAACEKALRNAAQFRTGTRMDSWMYRIIQTLWIDDRRRAAVRGTRVDPDDAHLSDEGRAASLPEARLMLAQARTAMAALPEGQRAVLSLVAIEGLSYKETAEVLDIPVGTVMSRLSRAREALLPGLGLSAGRRQ
- a CDS encoding zf-HC2 domain-containing protein, coding for MERERLAAFVDGELSPEEAAAVVMHLADHPEDQAHVDDLMAATEVLALAFAAPLHEPVPEAIRRAVLGPPADTDAAAARVVPFRQGGPFRQGGPFRRGPLRGRAVLAWVAAAGLAAAVAVVAVLPSRGPGTLLAVGPADSALAAALSGLASGRPQPVGRASELMILATLPVPGGFCREVEVIDRGAGRLDLALACRRDGAGWTVEAVLSEPLGATGTADGFVPAGGAEVQGLQPLLDRLGAGPSLPPAAEAEAMARGWTP
- a CDS encoding relaxase/mobilization nuclease domain-containing protein, with amino-acid sequence MIGEIIKKPGEKGSGGGRDAFAPGVHYVCGKATRVELRNLCSGDWQNAAKEMLLTSELSSRVQKPYYHLVLSWHPLERPTEDQMVEAMDHLVRTLGLEDHQVVIGIHNDTPRRHIHAVVNTVHPTTGKTWSKSNDQQKAELACREIEMKQGWSHDRGRFDFDVTDENGELTVSLRRNDDVWEKKKQDRAKGAREPSAGDIAFQKHHGFAAFSQDIPPALKDRFAQAVAKAQDWNSLHRTLATLGLRYRKHGSGARVHLAGSAEFAKASAFGQAFSINTLQRKFGPYRDPASEPESDSGPVHVETAGVTGTTSKEDEKTARSAAFKLTLLRRMYTGLHLDDQVAQQIRYVDLSGKPPQITFQDNSTVVDHGNRISTSAVTQATIKATVAMAKAKGWSAIVPSGPPEYIRGIAVEAARCGLPVTGVSPEIQTLADEILERERKKASRLAREADAALKDHLDTSADRERAIEANITEEARKATEAILGGTQPKPAEDTPPRKPGRPPVASPQPAPDASRHDRDGTHRLQQQVRANDWSELEDMKRTDIGVIAGLGGWSDVSRTHRDSSDPHGTRYRIYTRGNDTLKCSRIDGKWLWTSNKSGQSGSVIDLWLQDNPGKTVGHARTAFRAILGTGPLPTPAAPAPRIPERDDHTDARRRWQEAPHFTSTARSYAEERGISRSTLERFPDEVRSGVFGGVYFAHRNLDTGDITGFEQRWEKDGRKNAARFAKGGRKTVNVLGDPVTATRMVVVEGGLDALALAELEARLDTIYVSTGGGFGPMTEAALRRLADSRKVFSGFDNDDAGAAMHEKLRALLPTVVRHAPPAQISGSTSVCKDWLDVLNAGREMRAEPIKATPPDARETGPGLIPEVHDLEPPLDESEAPEFF
- the mobC gene encoding plasmid mobilization relaxosome protein MobC, encoding MAQAGDGKPRSDRRRATNRIGKRVTDEELRNFKIRAAEAGFSKGQDYLSALIAGDFHFHAVTRKDTIRVLGELGKLGSNINQIAKAVNQGRIRNLDAHAVRALEETRLLIEALGQEIRETLQ
- a CDS encoding ribbon-helix-helix protein, CopG family; the protein is MRPVGRPKADTESLTLRLPRDLIAQIDELRRIEADLPNRQEMIRRILIGYVETRRADVPE